The Limosilactobacillus panis DNA segment TTTAGTATTTAATAAGGAGGTCTTATAATGGCTGCAAAATTTCTCAAAAGCCTTTTTGGCGATGATGGAATTGAAGAAGAATACTATGATAATGCGTCTGCGGCATCAGAAAAGGAAAATAATAAGGTTGTTTCCTTTAACGAAAATCGCGCCAAACGGGGCAGTCAGAACATCAGTCAAATTTCTCTGTACGAGCCGCGGATGTATGCAGATGTAAAACAAATTGCTTCCCAGCTACTAGCGGGACGCGCAATCGTTGTCAATTTTACCCAAATGGACAGCAAGGCGGCGGCTCGGATGGTTGATTTCCTAAATGGGGCGGTATACGCCATCAACGGCGAGATGAAACGGATTGGAAAGGAAATCTTCCTTTGTGCCCCGAATAATTTTGAACTTTCGGGAAATCTGTCCAGTAACTTAAAGGCGGAGACAGATAATTTTAATAATTAAGGAGAAAAAGCATGCTTGGCTTTATTTTTTGGGTCTTAAACAGCTTAATTGATGCTTATATTTGGGTAATCGTGATTTGGTGTCTCCTATCATGGTTTCCCAATGCACGGGGGACACGCCTAGGTGAAATCATTGACCGCTTGGTCGAACCGTACATGAGCTGGTTTAACTTTATTCCACCACTGGGCGGAATTAGTTTTTCACCGGTCGTGGCGATTTTTGTCCTTT contains these protein-coding regions:
- a CDS encoding cell division protein SepF, giving the protein MAAKFLKSLFGDDGIEEEYYDNASAASEKENNKVVSFNENRAKRGSQNISQISLYEPRMYADVKQIASQLLAGRAIVVNFTQMDSKAAARMVDFLNGAVYAINGEMKRIGKEIFLCAPNNFELSGNLSSNLKAETDNFNN
- a CDS encoding YggT family protein, with amino-acid sequence MLGFIFWVLNSLIDAYIWVIVIWCLLSWFPNARGTRLGEIIDRLVEPYMSWFNFIPPLGGISFSPVVAIFVLYLAQSGLSALAGMFG